One stretch of Vulgatibacter sp. DNA includes these proteins:
- a CDS encoding glycoside hydrolase family 65 protein: MTDCWTLAWEGLDWGQESLREALCAVGNGFFVTRGAAEEAAADGVHYPGTYVGGGYNCLVSEIAGRQVPNEDLVNFPNWLPLTFRPAGGSWLDLRTMEVLAYRQELRMRDGLLVRSFRVRDEAGRISRVESRRFVHMGAEHVAALQLTLVPENWSGTVEVKSAIDGAVRNAGVARYRQLRSEHLQVTARGAVAPEGIYLVAETVQSRFVVAEAARTRLFTGGRRLEVVPTLLEEEARIAQCFTLEVQQEEPLLVEKVAVLYSSKDRGILEPGHEARTAIAEQEDFEEILPAHLAAWRALWRRFDLEMSCRDGDNWEQRILRLHIFHLLQTVSENTIGRDVGVPARGLHGEAYRGHVFWDELFIFPTYNLRSPSITRSLLLYRYHRLEAARRHAREEGLAGALYPWQSSSDGREASQLIHLNPRSGRWDPDHSRLQRHINAAVAYNIWLYQQITADQSFLERYGAEMLLEIARCFASLAKWNEAEARYEILGVMGPDEYHEGYPGAAAGGLRNNTYTNVMAVWCIERALEALERLRPERREELVVRLELEADEVERWRHITERMKLCFLPEGVLAQFEGYEALEELDWDRYRDRYGHILRLDRILKAEGDTPDRYKVSKQADVTMLFYLLSTEELQGILRKLGYDFDDDAMRANVAYYLPRTANGSTLSLVAHAAVMDRIDREAGWQMWQMALRSDVEDIQGGTTGEGIHLGAMSGTVDIVIRQYLGVEMTRGVLSISPRLPDKLRTVRARIEHRNTWLTLEVDAEGFELEVEEMAPAPVRLEAWGELVELDAGEKRRFPRPPGR; the protein is encoded by the coding sequence GTGACCGATTGCTGGACGCTCGCCTGGGAGGGGCTCGACTGGGGACAGGAGTCGCTGCGCGAGGCGCTCTGCGCCGTGGGCAACGGCTTCTTCGTCACCCGCGGCGCGGCGGAGGAAGCGGCTGCCGACGGCGTCCACTACCCGGGGACCTACGTCGGCGGCGGCTACAACTGCCTGGTGAGCGAGATCGCCGGGCGGCAGGTGCCCAACGAGGACCTCGTCAACTTCCCCAACTGGCTCCCGCTCACCTTCCGGCCCGCCGGTGGCAGCTGGCTCGACCTGCGCACGATGGAGGTTCTCGCCTACCGGCAGGAGCTGCGCATGCGCGACGGTCTCCTGGTCCGTTCCTTCCGGGTGCGCGACGAGGCAGGGCGGATCTCCCGGGTGGAGAGCCGCCGCTTCGTCCACATGGGCGCCGAGCACGTCGCCGCGCTGCAACTCACCCTGGTGCCCGAGAACTGGTCGGGGACGGTCGAGGTCAAGTCGGCGATCGACGGCGCGGTGCGGAACGCCGGCGTGGCCCGCTACCGCCAGCTCCGCTCCGAGCATCTGCAGGTCACGGCCCGGGGGGCGGTGGCGCCGGAGGGGATCTACCTCGTCGCCGAGACGGTGCAGTCGCGCTTCGTGGTGGCGGAGGCTGCGCGCACCAGGCTCTTCACCGGGGGCAGGCGCCTCGAGGTGGTGCCCACCCTGCTCGAGGAGGAGGCGCGGATCGCGCAGTGCTTCACCCTCGAGGTGCAGCAGGAGGAGCCGCTGCTGGTGGAGAAGGTGGCGGTGCTCTACAGCTCGAAGGATCGGGGGATCCTCGAGCCGGGGCACGAGGCGCGGACCGCCATCGCCGAGCAGGAGGATTTCGAGGAGATCCTGCCGGCCCACCTCGCTGCGTGGCGAGCGCTGTGGCGCCGCTTCGATCTCGAGATGAGCTGCAGGGACGGCGACAACTGGGAGCAGCGGATCCTGCGGCTCCACATCTTCCACCTGCTGCAGACCGTGTCGGAGAACACCATCGGCAGGGACGTGGGCGTCCCCGCCCGCGGTCTCCACGGCGAGGCCTACCGCGGCCACGTCTTCTGGGACGAGCTCTTCATCTTCCCGACCTACAACCTCCGCTCACCGTCAATCACCCGCAGCCTGCTGCTCTATCGCTACCACCGCCTCGAGGCGGCGCGCCGACACGCACGGGAAGAGGGGCTCGCCGGCGCGCTCTACCCCTGGCAGAGCTCGAGCGACGGGCGCGAGGCCTCGCAGCTCATCCACCTCAACCCGCGCTCCGGCCGCTGGGATCCCGATCACAGCAGGCTGCAGCGCCACATCAACGCAGCGGTGGCCTACAACATCTGGCTCTACCAGCAGATCACCGCCGACCAATCCTTCCTCGAGCGATACGGCGCGGAGATGCTCCTCGAGATCGCCCGCTGCTTCGCCAGCCTGGCGAAGTGGAACGAGGCGGAGGCGCGCTACGAGATCCTCGGGGTGATGGGCCCGGACGAATACCACGAGGGCTATCCCGGCGCCGCAGCAGGCGGCCTGCGGAACAACACCTATACGAACGTGATGGCGGTCTGGTGCATCGAGCGGGCGCTCGAGGCGCTGGAGCGGCTGCGGCCCGAGCGGCGGGAGGAGCTGGTCGTCCGCCTCGAGCTCGAAGCGGACGAAGTGGAGCGCTGGCGCCACATCACCGAGCGGATGAAGCTCTGCTTCCTGCCGGAGGGCGTGCTCGCGCAATTCGAGGGCTACGAGGCGCTGGAGGAGCTCGACTGGGATCGCTACCGCGATCGCTACGGCCACATCCTCCGGCTCGATCGGATCCTCAAGGCGGAAGGAGACACGCCCGATCGCTACAAGGTCTCGAAGCAGGCCGACGTCACCATGCTCTTCTACCTGCTCTCGACGGAGGAGTTGCAGGGGATCCTCCGCAAGCTCGGCTACGACTTCGACGACGACGCGATGCGGGCGAACGTGGCCTATTACCTGCCGCGCACCGCCAACGGATCGACGCTCTCGCTCGTGGCCCATGCGGCGGTGATGGACCGCATCGACCGCGAAGCGGGCTGGCAGATGTGGCAGATGGCCCTGCGCAGCGACGTCGAGGACATCCAGGGCGGCACCACCGGCGAAGGCATCCACCTCGGCGCCATGTCCGGCACGGTCGACATCGTCATCCGCCAATACCTCGGCGTCGAGATGACCCGCGGGGTGCTCTCGATCTCGCCGCGGCTGCCCGACAAGCTGCGCACCGTGCGCGCGCGGATCGAGCACCGCAACACCTGGCTCACCCTGGAGGTGGACGCCGAGGGCTTCGAGCTGGAGGTGGAGGAGATGGCGCCGGCGCCGGTTCGCCTCGAGGCGTGGGGCGAGCTGGTGGAGCTGGATGCCGGGGAGAAGCGTCGCTTTCCCCGGCCACCCGGTCGCTGA
- the truD gene encoding tRNA pseudouridine(13) synthase TruD, whose amino-acid sequence MKLKQRPEDFIVREAYRFEEDPRGPYRVYLMDKQKLSTFEAVQRICTRMRIPPAAVSFCGLKDKQGRTEQIVAIRGKDAEMQDPDLRLKFLGRASEPLSAANLTANRFAVTVRDLGEEDVARLASSVAEVRRVGVVNYFDSQRFGALKHGQGFIAKDLIKNQVEHALHNYMAKPSPLDKSDDAKVKAFWEKNWGDWERHCPYKAVAKYRNVLLHLQDYPDDWAGAFLQIEPRYRALLIFEYQSWLWNEGVRRLLQGFLPDEDLISLRYQAGRLLFPREIPGAILRDLRERTFPLLAPETEFADERTREAAEATLAREHLRLPDLKMHHLPGMFFKHEERQILIYPGKLVVSEPRRDEMNRGRLKVNVAFTLPPGAYATLVTKRLFWFAMLEEEAMSHGGELHPVAAQALEAAYGPGGIREELRDERPRRQLQTAATAVTTGALASLHATEPSPAVEVAAALAEAPKAKMGYRERQRRKKDQKAQARAQAPNPAGTGKRAPAKRAKAAAAAAEQAGGGKAANVPQKKQAGSKRRG is encoded by the coding sequence ATGAAGCTCAAGCAGCGGCCCGAGGACTTCATCGTCCGCGAGGCCTATCGATTCGAAGAAGACCCGCGCGGCCCCTACCGCGTCTACCTGATGGACAAGCAGAAGCTGTCCACCTTCGAGGCGGTGCAGCGGATCTGCACCCGGATGCGGATCCCGCCGGCGGCGGTGAGCTTCTGCGGCCTCAAGGACAAGCAGGGCCGCACCGAGCAGATCGTGGCGATCCGCGGCAAGGACGCGGAGATGCAGGACCCCGATCTCCGCCTCAAATTCCTCGGCCGCGCCTCCGAGCCCCTCTCCGCCGCCAACCTCACCGCCAACCGCTTCGCGGTGACGGTGCGCGATCTCGGCGAGGAGGACGTCGCCCGCCTCGCCTCCTCGGTCGCCGAAGTGCGCCGCGTCGGCGTGGTCAACTACTTCGACTCCCAGCGCTTCGGCGCGCTGAAGCACGGCCAGGGCTTCATCGCCAAGGATCTGATCAAGAACCAGGTCGAGCACGCGCTCCACAACTACATGGCCAAGCCCTCGCCCCTCGACAAGAGCGACGACGCGAAGGTGAAGGCGTTCTGGGAGAAGAACTGGGGCGATTGGGAGCGGCACTGCCCGTACAAGGCGGTGGCGAAGTACCGCAACGTCCTCCTCCACCTGCAGGATTACCCGGACGATTGGGCCGGCGCCTTCCTCCAGATCGAACCGCGCTACCGCGCCCTGCTCATCTTCGAGTACCAGAGCTGGCTCTGGAACGAGGGCGTGCGCCGGCTGCTCCAGGGCTTCCTCCCGGACGAGGACCTGATCAGCCTCCGCTACCAGGCGGGCCGGCTCCTCTTCCCCCGCGAGATCCCCGGGGCGATCCTCCGCGACCTCCGCGAGCGCACCTTCCCGCTGCTCGCTCCGGAGACCGAGTTCGCCGACGAGCGGACCCGCGAGGCCGCCGAGGCGACCCTCGCCCGCGAGCATCTCCGCCTGCCCGACCTGAAGATGCACCACCTGCCCGGCATGTTCTTCAAGCACGAGGAGCGGCAGATCCTGATCTACCCGGGCAAGCTCGTGGTCTCCGAGCCCCGCCGGGACGAGATGAACCGCGGGCGGCTCAAGGTGAACGTCGCCTTCACCCTGCCCCCCGGCGCCTACGCCACCCTCGTGACCAAGCGGCTCTTCTGGTTCGCGATGCTCGAGGAGGAGGCGATGAGCCACGGTGGCGAGCTCCACCCGGTGGCGGCCCAGGCCCTCGAGGCGGCCTACGGTCCCGGCGGCATCCGCGAGGAGCTCCGGGACGAGAGGCCGCGCCGCCAGCTGCAGACAGCGGCCACGGCGGTGACCACCGGCGCCCTCGCCTCGCTCCACGCCACCGAGCCCTCCCCTGCGGTGGAGGTGGCGGCGGCGCTCGCCGAGGCCCCGAAGGCGAAGATGGGCTACCGCGAGAGGCAGCGCCGCAAGAAGGATCAGAAGGCGCAGGCCCGGGCGCAGGCGCCCAACCCCGCCGGCACCGGCAAGCGCGCCCCCGCCAAAAGGGCGAAGGCCGCGGCCGCTGCAGCAGAACAGGCAGGAGGCGGAAAGGCCGCGAACGTCCCGCAGAAGAAGCAGGCCGGGTCGAAGCGCCGCGGCTGA
- a CDS encoding adenylate/guanylate cyclase domain-containing protein → MNDARLLVRLPDGTSNEVVLHPSTSLGRQPGNVVLLPDPQVSKQHALIERRADGWFFRDLGSSNGSLVNGQPTDGCRLGPGDEIRLGASTLLFRGPGPASGVTLFESALDPAILTALPGAEAAGFRPASQIEDPALLRRDYEKLRVAMEFGRLIVLERDVDALLERILAFAFEVLPAERGAIFLVGEGGGLEARAVRHRQGEGELHLSASLLARVQLARESVLVLDAGTDTRFASSHSLLSQGVRSAMAVPLLVGEEVRGVLFLDTRQQVAAFSEKDLQLLSGIAAQAALALERTALGKQIEREAETRAHLARFLAPALVEQARTGQIELQRGGQLTTTTVLFSDIRAFTALSARVGPEETVRMLNEYFERMVDCVFRHGGVLDKFIGDALMALWGAPLRRPDDVDRAVACALEMQRELAALNRQRQAAGREPIEIGIGINAGPAVVGNMGSSKRLEYTAIGDAVNLASRLCHLAGAGEVLVAAAALEQAAGPVAAEPLPPARVKGKEAPVAVVRLLG, encoded by the coding sequence ATGAACGACGCCCGCCTTCTCGTCCGATTGCCCGATGGCACCAGCAACGAGGTGGTGCTCCACCCGTCCACCTCGCTCGGGCGGCAGCCCGGCAACGTGGTGCTGCTCCCGGATCCGCAGGTCTCGAAGCAGCACGCGCTCATCGAGCGGCGGGCCGACGGCTGGTTCTTCCGGGACCTCGGCTCCTCCAACGGCTCCCTCGTCAACGGGCAGCCAACGGACGGCTGCAGGCTCGGTCCCGGCGACGAGATCCGCCTCGGCGCGAGCACGCTGCTCTTCCGCGGTCCCGGACCCGCCTCCGGCGTGACCCTCTTCGAGAGCGCGCTGGATCCGGCCATCCTCACGGCCCTTCCCGGCGCGGAGGCGGCGGGCTTCCGGCCGGCGTCGCAGATCGAGGACCCGGCGCTGCTCCGGCGGGACTACGAGAAGCTCCGGGTGGCCATGGAGTTCGGCCGCCTCATCGTGCTCGAGCGGGACGTGGATGCGCTCCTCGAGCGGATCCTCGCCTTCGCCTTCGAGGTCCTTCCCGCGGAGCGCGGCGCGATCTTCCTGGTGGGGGAGGGTGGCGGCCTCGAGGCCCGGGCTGTGCGCCACCGGCAGGGAGAGGGGGAGCTCCACCTCTCCGCCAGCCTGCTCGCGCGGGTGCAGCTGGCGCGGGAGAGCGTGCTCGTCCTCGACGCCGGGACCGACACCCGCTTCGCCTCCTCCCACTCGCTTCTCTCCCAGGGCGTGCGCTCGGCGATGGCCGTGCCGCTGCTCGTGGGCGAGGAGGTCCGGGGCGTGCTCTTCCTCGACACCAGGCAGCAGGTGGCGGCCTTCTCCGAGAAGGATCTGCAGCTCCTCTCCGGGATCGCCGCGCAGGCGGCCCTGGCGCTGGAGCGCACCGCCCTCGGCAAGCAGATCGAGCGGGAGGCGGAGACCCGGGCGCACCTGGCGCGCTTCCTGGCGCCGGCGCTGGTGGAGCAGGCCCGCACCGGCCAGATCGAGTTGCAGCGCGGCGGCCAGCTCACCACCACCACCGTGCTCTTCTCCGACATCCGGGCCTTCACCGCCCTCTCGGCCCGCGTCGGGCCGGAGGAGACGGTGCGGATGCTCAACGAGTATTTCGAGCGGATGGTGGACTGCGTCTTCCGCCATGGCGGCGTCCTCGACAAATTCATCGGCGACGCGCTGATGGCGCTCTGGGGCGCGCCGCTCCGCAGGCCCGACGACGTCGACCGCGCGGTGGCCTGCGCCCTCGAGATGCAGCGGGAGCTCGCCGCGCTCAACCGGCAGCGGCAGGCGGCGGGCAGGGAGCCGATCGAGATCGGCATCGGGATCAACGCGGGGCCCGCCGTGGTGGGCAACATGGGCTCCTCCAAGCGGCTCGAGTACACGGCGATCGGCGACGCGGTGAACCTCGCCTCGCGGCTCTGCCACCTCGCCGGCGCAGGCGAGGTCCTGGTGGCTGCGGCGGCCCTGGAGCAGGCAGCGGGACCGGTCGCCGCCGAGCCCCTCCCGCCTGCGCGGGTGAAGGGCAAGGAGGCTCCGGTGGCGGTGGTGCGCCTGCTCGGCTGA
- a CDS encoding TerC family protein — protein MLEAFTTAEGWIALASLSAMEIVLGIDNIIFISILVAKLPVHQQAKGRQIGLALALLMRLGLLFAIAWIMRLTAPLFTVLGNEISGRDLILVVGGLFLIAKATYEIHDKLEVDHEKTGGIGKKSTTSFTAVLLQIIALDIVFSLDSVITAVGMAPAISIMVVAMVLAVGVMLVFAGPIGNFVERNPTMKILALSFLLLIGVVLVADGLGQHISKGYIYFSIAFSLLVELINMRLRKVHEAPVRLHGKFEHEPKPPELAK, from the coding sequence ATGCTCGAAGCATTCACGACTGCCGAAGGTTGGATCGCCCTGGCCTCCTTGAGCGCGATGGAGATCGTGCTCGGGATCGACAACATCATCTTCATCTCGATCCTCGTGGCGAAGCTGCCCGTGCACCAGCAGGCGAAGGGGCGCCAGATCGGCCTCGCTCTGGCGCTGCTGATGCGCCTCGGCCTCCTCTTCGCCATCGCCTGGATCATGCGGCTCACCGCGCCGCTCTTCACCGTGCTCGGCAACGAGATTTCCGGGCGCGATCTCATCCTCGTCGTCGGCGGGCTCTTCCTCATCGCCAAGGCGACGTACGAGATCCACGACAAGCTCGAGGTGGATCACGAGAAGACCGGGGGCATCGGCAAGAAGTCCACGACCAGCTTCACCGCGGTTCTCCTGCAGATCATCGCCCTCGACATCGTCTTCTCCCTCGACTCGGTGATCACCGCCGTCGGCATGGCGCCGGCGATCAGCATCATGGTCGTGGCGATGGTCCTCGCGGTCGGCGTGATGCTCGTCTTCGCCGGGCCCATCGGCAACTTCGTCGAGCGGAATCCGACGATGAAGATCCTCGCGCTCTCCTTCCTCCTCCTCATCGGCGTGGTGCTCGTCGCCGACGGCCTCGGCCAGCACATCAGCAAGGGCTACATCTACTTCTCGATCGCCTTCTCGCTCCTCGTCGAGCTGATCAACATGCGGCTGCGCAAGGTCCACGAGGCGCCGGTGCGGCTCCATGGCAAGTTCGAGCACGAGCCGAAGCCGCCGGAGCTGGCGAAGTAG
- a CDS encoding sodium:solute symporter family protein: MLAGIDIAIVLAFLVYAASAGLRSRAVSSQNLEEYFLAGRTLKGWQAGTSMAATQFAADTPLLVTGMIATAGIFSLWRLWIYAIAFLLMGFVLGAAWRKAGVLTDAELAEFRYGGSLAAPLRAAKAIYFGTIFNCTVMAMVLFAATRIAEPFLPWDRWLPPDIHGVAVGLVQTLGLTLTSATSNVAVLSANNLISLLVILGVTLLYSTTGGLRAVVRTDVVQLGLAMVATFAYAWIAVDAAGGLGALPEKLTALYGDGRLGIGVEELLSFTPGWAESAGFAVLGTMAIQWFAQMNADGTGYLAQRTMACRTTRDARHAAIWFTVIQIFLRSLLWVAIGLALLVIVPAGAGVGDPAFVAGRESSFVTGIAELLPPGVKGLMLAALLAALASTLDTHLNWGASYWTNDLYKRFWCEARGREASSRSQVRVARLSNLVILVLALVILTRLDSIQTAWQTSLLLGAGMGVPLLLRWFWWRMTATAELGAIVASTVLAPVLLFALDGDAERMLVMTALSAFVAVAIARFGPAEPAAKLDAFYRRVHPPGFWGPVAARCGHAPSHPRSKLKDGLVLTFGSALALFCALVGVGSLLFGSPAPVFFPWRAGWIGLLFVAAVGLVIWLRRRHGRTRAAKEHHEAEAIASCVISAGRRR; the protein is encoded by the coding sequence GTGCTCGCAGGGATCGACATCGCCATCGTGCTCGCCTTCCTCGTCTACGCGGCGAGCGCCGGCCTGCGCAGCCGAGCGGTCTCCTCGCAGAACCTCGAGGAGTACTTTCTCGCCGGGCGCACGCTCAAGGGCTGGCAGGCGGGGACCTCGATGGCGGCGACCCAGTTCGCCGCGGACACGCCGCTCCTCGTCACCGGGATGATCGCCACCGCCGGGATCTTCTCCCTCTGGCGCCTCTGGATCTACGCGATCGCCTTCCTGCTCATGGGCTTCGTCCTCGGCGCCGCCTGGCGGAAGGCCGGGGTCCTCACCGACGCGGAGCTGGCGGAGTTCCGCTACGGCGGCAGCCTCGCCGCGCCCCTGCGCGCCGCCAAGGCGATCTACTTCGGCACGATCTTCAACTGCACGGTGATGGCGATGGTGCTCTTCGCCGCCACCCGGATCGCCGAGCCCTTCCTCCCCTGGGACCGCTGGCTGCCGCCCGATATCCACGGGGTGGCAGTAGGCCTCGTGCAGACGCTCGGGCTCACCCTCACCTCGGCCACCTCGAACGTCGCCGTGCTCTCCGCCAACAACCTGATCTCGCTGCTGGTGATCCTCGGGGTGACGCTCCTCTACTCGACCACCGGCGGCCTGCGGGCGGTGGTGCGCACCGACGTGGTGCAACTCGGGCTGGCGATGGTGGCCACCTTCGCCTACGCCTGGATCGCCGTCGATGCGGCAGGCGGCCTCGGCGCCCTGCCGGAGAAGCTCACCGCGCTCTACGGGGACGGGCGCCTCGGCATCGGCGTGGAGGAGCTGCTCTCCTTCACGCCGGGTTGGGCCGAGAGCGCGGGCTTCGCCGTCCTCGGCACCATGGCGATCCAATGGTTCGCCCAGATGAACGCCGACGGCACCGGCTACCTCGCCCAGCGCACGATGGCCTGCCGCACCACCCGCGACGCCCGCCACGCCGCCATCTGGTTCACCGTGATCCAGATCTTCCTCCGCTCGCTCCTCTGGGTGGCGATCGGCCTCGCGCTCCTCGTCATCGTCCCCGCCGGCGCAGGCGTCGGTGATCCCGCTTTCGTCGCCGGCAGGGAGAGCTCCTTCGTCACCGGCATCGCCGAGCTCCTGCCGCCCGGGGTGAAGGGGCTGATGCTCGCGGCGCTCCTCGCTGCGCTGGCCTCGACCCTCGACACCCATCTCAACTGGGGCGCGAGCTATTGGACCAACGATCTCTACAAGCGCTTCTGGTGCGAGGCGCGGGGCAGGGAGGCGTCGAGCCGCTCGCAGGTGCGGGTGGCGCGCCTCTCCAACCTCGTGATCCTCGTGCTGGCGCTGGTGATCCTCACCCGCCTCGACTCGATCCAGACCGCCTGGCAGACGAGCCTCCTCCTCGGCGCCGGCATGGGCGTGCCGCTGCTGCTGCGCTGGTTCTGGTGGCGGATGACGGCGACGGCGGAGCTCGGCGCCATCGTCGCCTCGACGGTGCTGGCGCCCGTGCTCCTCTTCGCCCTGGACGGCGACGCCGAGCGGATGCTGGTGATGACCGCCCTGTCGGCCTTCGTGGCCGTGGCGATCGCGCGCTTCGGTCCCGCGGAGCCCGCGGCGAAGCTCGACGCCTTCTACCGGCGGGTCCACCCGCCGGGCTTCTGGGGGCCGGTGGCAGCGCGCTGCGGCCACGCGCCCTCGCACCCGCGCAGCAAGCTGAAGGACGGCCTCGTCCTCACCTTCGGCAGCGCGCTGGCGCTCTTCTGCGCGCTGGTCGGCGTGGGCAGCCTGCTCTTCGGCAGCCCCGCGCCGGTCTTCTTCCCCTGGCGCGCCGGCTGGATCGGCCTGCTCTTCGTCGCCGCCGTGGGGCTGGTGATCTGGCTCCGCCGCCGGCACGGGCGCACCCGCGCCGCGAAGGAGCACCACGAGGCGGAAGCGATCGCCTCCTGCGTGATCAGCGCAGGTCGAAGGCGGTGA
- a CDS encoding ABC transporter ATP-binding protein, with protein sequence MSAAPARQQADTILDVRDLQVHYPVTRGLFLRRQVAAVRAVDGVSFDVKRGETLGLVGESGCGKSTTGRALVRLAKATAGRVDFLGEDLLALEGEALRRRRRDIQMIFQDPYGSLNPRLTVADIVAEPLRAHGHKGPEVLDRVKEILGRCGMNPRYIRRYPHEFSGGQRQRVAIARALALSPAFVVCDEPVSALDVSIRAQVLNLLVELQRDLGLTYLFIAHDLAAVRHLSDRIAVMYLGKVMELSAADEIYRRPAHPYTQALISAVPLPDPRREATRQRVVLEGDVPSPLAPPAGCRFHPRCPLYKQLGREQQGRCRSEEPLLRVLDGDRQVACHFAS encoded by the coding sequence ATGAGCGCAGCGCCTGCCCGGCAGCAGGCCGACACCATCCTCGACGTCCGGGACCTGCAGGTGCACTACCCCGTCACCCGTGGCCTCTTCCTGCGCCGGCAGGTGGCGGCGGTGCGCGCGGTGGACGGCGTCTCCTTCGACGTGAAGCGCGGGGAGACCCTGGGCCTCGTGGGCGAGTCGGGTTGCGGCAAGAGCACCACCGGCAGGGCCCTGGTGCGGCTCGCGAAGGCGACCGCCGGCAGGGTCGACTTCCTCGGCGAGGATCTGCTCGCGCTGGAGGGCGAGGCGCTGCGCAGGCGGCGCCGCGACATCCAGATGATCTTCCAGGACCCCTATGGCTCGCTCAATCCGCGGCTCACCGTGGCCGACATCGTGGCAGAGCCCTTGCGGGCCCACGGCCACAAGGGCCCCGAGGTCCTCGATCGGGTGAAGGAGATCCTCGGGCGGTGCGGGATGAACCCGCGCTACATCCGCCGCTACCCCCACGAGTTCTCCGGTGGCCAGCGGCAGCGCGTGGCGATCGCCCGGGCGCTGGCGCTCTCGCCCGCCTTCGTGGTCTGCGACGAGCCGGTCTCCGCCCTCGACGTCTCGATCCGCGCCCAGGTGCTCAACCTGCTGGTGGAGCTGCAGCGGGACCTCGGCCTCACCTACCTCTTCATCGCCCACGATCTGGCGGCGGTGCGTCACCTCTCCGACCGGATCGCGGTGATGTACCTGGGCAAGGTGATGGAGCTCTCGGCTGCCGACGAGATCTACCGGCGGCCCGCCCATCCCTATACCCAGGCGCTGATCTCGGCGGTGCCGCTCCCCGATCCCCGCCGGGAGGCGACGCGGCAGCGGGTGGTCCTCGAAGGCGACGTGCCCTCCCCCCTCGCCCCACCGGCCGGCTGCCGTTTCCATCCGCGCTGCCCGCTCTACAAGCAGCTCGGGCGGGAGCAGCAGGGGCGCTGCAGATCCGAGGAGCCGCTGCTGCGGGTCCTCGACGGGGACCGGCAGGTGGCCTGCCATTTTGCGAGCTGA
- a CDS encoding ABC transporter ATP-binding protein: MSDHVLSVRNLHVHYPGEDGVSKAVDGVSFDVPRGRTLAVVGESGSGKSQTMYGMLGLVPQPPGRVFGDAALFEGEDLLTASEKRRRALRGDRIAMIFQDSMTALNPFLTVERQLTEVLQSHKGMARKQARTEALQMLRMVGIPDPDGRIDQYPHQFSGGMRQRVMIAMALLCKPALLVADEPTTALDVTIQAQILELLKSLQAQLGSSTILITHDLGVVAGNADLVAVMYAGRIVERGTVEEIFGAPLHPYTQGLLASVPRLDSEQKEQLVPIPGQPPDPSRLPSGCPFRLRCPKAMDQCAAVYPETKVLHEGREVACWAA; this comes from the coding sequence ATGAGCGACCACGTTCTCTCCGTGCGCAACCTGCACGTGCACTATCCCGGCGAAGACGGCGTCTCGAAGGCGGTCGACGGCGTCTCCTTCGACGTGCCCCGGGGCAGGACGCTGGCGGTGGTCGGCGAGTCCGGCTCGGGCAAGAGCCAGACGATGTACGGGATGCTGGGGCTCGTGCCGCAGCCGCCAGGCAGGGTCTTCGGGGACGCGGCGCTCTTCGAGGGCGAGGACCTGCTCACCGCGAGCGAGAAGCGCCGGCGGGCGCTGCGCGGCGATCGCATCGCGATGATCTTCCAGGACTCGATGACGGCGCTCAACCCCTTCCTCACGGTGGAGCGGCAGCTCACCGAGGTGCTCCAGTCGCACAAGGGCATGGCCCGCAAGCAGGCCCGGACCGAGGCGCTGCAGATGCTGCGGATGGTCGGCATCCCGGATCCCGACGGCAGGATCGATCAGTACCCGCACCAATTCTCCGGCGGCATGCGGCAGCGGGTGATGATCGCCATGGCGCTGCTCTGCAAGCCGGCGCTGCTGGTGGCGGACGAGCCGACCACGGCGCTCGACGTGACCATCCAGGCGCAGATCCTCGAGCTGCTCAAGTCGCTGCAGGCGCAGCTGGGCTCGTCGACGATCCTCATCACCCACGATCTCGGCGTGGTGGCGGGCAACGCCGATCTCGTCGCCGTGATGTACGCCGGTCGGATCGTGGAGCGTGGCACGGTGGAGGAGATTTTCGGCGCGCCGCTCCATCCCTACACCCAGGGGCTGCTCGCCTCGGTGCCGCGCCTCGATTCCGAGCAGAAGGAGCAGCTGGTGCCGATCCCGGGCCAGCCGCCGGATCCCTCGCGCCTCCCGTCGGGCTGTCCTTTTCGCCTGCGCTGCCCGAAGGCGATGGACCAGTGCGCCGCGGTCTATCCGGAGACGAAGGTGTTGCACGAGGGACGGGAGGTCGCGTGTTGGGCGGCATGA